TTGAATCTATACCCGTCATCTTTCAAGTTGCAGGTGTGTTGGCCGCGTTCAACCACCCGAATCACTTACCGTCGTGCGCTCATCGGGATTATGAACTTCATCAGAGGCTCACTCTACGGGCCAGCGCAAGCGTTGTTCAAAATGGTTTACAACCAATTTGTCTTTCGCTTGCCGCCTTCCTGCATTTTGAAATCTATTGGGTTTATACGTTATAAAACTGAGCGGATTTTTGGCGCCAGAGATTTTGATTTATAACTAATCATATTTAAGCACATTAGAACTCTGTTGTTGTCCTTTCCCTCCAGCCAAATTGCCTGCTGATGTTATCTATTGGTAAATGATATTTATGCAATTAATTGTGGGCTATTAGAAAAACCTATTTTGTAAATATAGCCAATTCGCATCACATAGTTAAAATAAATATTGTAGGAATATTCATACAGTCAGCTTCATTGATTAGCCGTTTAATTTAAGTGGTCGTTATTTACTGCTATGAGTTGTAAGGGTATTTTAGTTTGTTTTTGAGAAAATTCTTATAAATCAACTTACTATGCCAGATTTATTTGGCTGCGTATTGTTACATTCTGTAACATTTAACCAATTGGTGTTGGTTGTCTATTCTTTCTATACTGCTGCTGTTCGTGTTGGTCTTATATTCTCTATTGAAAGTGCATATATATTTTATTTGATGCTCTATTTTTGTGAATGTTTATTTTCAATGACTTAAGTAAGTTAAAGGGTTGTAATATTTATTAAAATCCTTTAAGTGTAAAAAATATAATAATCAACAGTGTTGTAGCCGCAATTTTTATTGATTTACCCCTTCACTTAGAGTTTTGCTGGCAAAACGTCTGTATTTCAGCCCAACATGGGCTTATCCCTCTGGGCTAATCGTATGTTGCTACATCTGTTGATTGAACATAATACCTACTATCGGCGAGTTTAATTTACCTAAGCTGGGTAATGGTTATTTTATTACTCGAATTTTCCGCTGATATTTGCATTAGAAGTGATGGGGAAATGCCCGCGCAAATAACAAATGATGAAACCCATGTTTATTGAAAAAATAAAGTCGGCTTGGCCTGGTGATATGTTGAAGCGCGTGCGCATGTCACACTTAACTCTGTCCAAGGTACAGCGCCATTTAGGTAAGATTATGATTCTGATACCGATGTTGCTGCTGATTCTCTATTTATTGATTTTTAGCCAGCCACGCTATCTCAGTGAATCTAAAGTTGCCATCAAACATTCCAACGATCTCAATGGCAGTAATCTGAACGTAGCTTTGCTGATGGGCGCTGGTAACCCAAGTTCTGCCGAAGATGCCTTATATCTGAAAGAATATATTAATTCTCCTGATATGTTGGCGGTCTTGGATAAACAGCTCGATTTTCGTCAGGCTTTCGGTCACAGCGGTTGGGATTTTTTCTATCATTTGTCTGATAGCGCCACTCGTGAGCAATTCCTTAATTATTACCGTAACCGTATCTCTGTTTCTTACGATGATAAAACCGGTTTGCTCACCATTGGTACACAGGGGTTCTCACCTGAATTTGCCCAAAAATTCAATCAGGCTGTTTTGAAAGAATCCGAACGATTTATCAATGAGATCTCACACCGCATTGCCCGCGAGCAGTTGCTGTTTGCTGAAAACGAAATGCAGGACGCGCGCACGCGGTTAAATAGCAGCAAAACCGAGCTACTCACTTATCAGAACAGCAATAATATTCTTGACCCTGAAGCTCAGGCTTTGGCTGCGACCTCATTGATTAATACGTTGGTAAGCCAGCGCATCCAGATGGAAGCGGAATTGCGTAACCTACTGACTTTCTTGCGTGAAGATGCACCTCAGGTGGTCAGTGCACAAAACGCACTCAAGTCACTCGCCAGCCAGATTGATAATGAAAAAAGCAAAGTCACCGCACCCGATGGGCTCAAATTAAACCGTATGGCGGTGGATTTTGAAGAGATTAAAGCCAAGGTGCAGTTCGATACTGATATCTACAAATTGACCCTGACATCAATTGAGAAAACCCGCGTTGACGCGGCAAGAAAGCTGAAGATGTTATCGGTGATCAGCTCTCCTCAGTTACCGCAGGAATCAAAGTTCCCCAGCAGTTTGTATCTGCTTATCAGTTGGTTACTGGTTTGTTGCTTACTTTTTGGCACTGTCAAATTATTGCTGACGGTGATTGACGATCATAAAGATTGACGCTGTTTTAACGCTATTTCTAGCTTGTCGGAATGATACCGCAGGCAGTAACTCAGAGCATGCTATGAAATTATTGAAATCTGTTCTTCTGATTATTGCCATACAGGCAACATCCGCTCAGGCCGTTGATCTGAATGCCGATCCCAATATGACGGGGGCGGCACCGTTGCCGTCGATTATTTCTGGTCAAAGCCAGCGGTCTTATAACGACAGTCAGTTTGACGATACCCCCCCACCGGTGATCCCGGTGGTGATGAGCCGCATGTTTGGTGCGCAGCTCTTTACTTCGGTCTCTGCGGCGGATAGTGGTTCCAGTATCGGTTTTAATCCAAACTACGTGGTGAGTTTGGGGGATCAGATCCAGGTACGGTTATGGGGAGCATTTAACTTTGAAGGTGCGCTGAGTGTGGACCCGAAAGGTAATATCTTCTTGCCAAACGTTGGCCCGCTGAAAGTGGTTGGCATCCCAAATAGCCAGATAAACAGCGTGGTGACGGCCAAAGTCAAACAGGTCTATCAGTCGAATGTGAATGTCTACGCCTCTTTATTGCAGGCTCAACCGGTCAAGGTGTTTGTCACCGGTTATGTTAATAACCCTGGTTTGTACGGCGGGGTGGCATCTGACTCGTTACTCTCCTATCTCAGTAAAGCCGGTGGCGTCGATACCCAGAGCGGCAGCTATGTGGATATCAGCATCAAACGTGGTAACCGCGTGCGCTCACAGGTTAACTTGTACGATTTTCTCCTCAACGGCAACTTGGGGCTATCACAGTTTTCTGACGGCGATACTATCGTGGTCGGCCCACGCCAACACACTTTCAGTGTGGAAGGCGAAGTGTTCAACAGCTACGACTTTGAATTCCGCAATAGCACTATTCCGGTGAGTGAAGCGCTGAGTTGGGCACGCCCTAAGCCGGGGGCCACCCATATGACCATTATTCGCCAGCAAGGTACGATTAAGCGCAGTGAATACTATCCGCTTAGCTCTGCACCGGGGCGCTCATTACAAGATGGCGATAAGCTGATTATCAGTACGGATCGCTACTCAGGAACCATTCAGGTTCGGATCGAAGGTGCGCATTCTGGCGAGCATGCCATGGTACTGCCCTATGGTGCGACCATGCGTCAGGTTCTGACAAAAATCCGCCCAAATAGCATGTCGCAAATGGACTCGATCCAACTGTATCGCCGCTCGGTCGCGCTGCGTCAGAAAGAGATGCTTGACCTATCACTGCAAAAACTCGAAGAAGCCTCTTTATCTGCACAGTCTTCCACCTCAGAAGAGGCCCGCTTGCGGATGCAAGAAGCACAGCTTATCAGCCGCTTCGTTAACAAAGCCCGCAACGTGGTACCTAAAGGCGAAGTGGTGCTCAATGAAAGCAATCTTGATCAGGTGATTTTGGAAGACGGTGACGTGATTAAGATCCCTGAAAAGACCTCACTGGTCATGATCCATGGCGAAGTGATGTTCCCGAATGCGGTGAGCTGGCAGAAAGGGCTTAGCCCGGATGATTACATCACCAAGGTTGGCGGTTATACGCAAAAAGCCAGTAACACCAAAGTCATTCTGATTAAACAGAATGGTGAAGCGCTGAATGCTGAAGACGTTAAGACGCTGCAACCGGGTGACGAACTGATGGTATTACCGAAGTTTGAATCGAAAAACATCGAAGTAACGCGGGGGATTTCGACCATTCTTTACCAGTTGGCAGTTGCCGCTAAAGTGGTGCTAACACTCTGATGATAGGCATTTTTTCGGCAGGGATCTATCGCATCGAGCATCTGGAAAACTTTCTGGCTGAGCCATGCTGCAAGCTGTCATCGTTGCGATCAATTCCGCCGGGGATAAGTGCGGTGGCGGTGTGGGGCCATCGTCCGAGCGGTGATAAAGCTGTCGCGTTAGCGCGTGCTGCCAGCTTGCCTGTTGTGCGTCTGGAAGACGGCTTCATCCGGTCGCTGGGATTGGGTGTGTCCG
The sequence above is drawn from the Yersinia intermedia genome and encodes:
- a CDS encoding capsule polysaccharide transporter, which codes for MMKPMFIEKIKSAWPGDMLKRVRMSHLTLSKVQRHLGKIMILIPMLLLILYLLIFSQPRYLSESKVAIKHSNDLNGSNLNVALLMGAGNPSSAEDALYLKEYINSPDMLAVLDKQLDFRQAFGHSGWDFFYHLSDSATREQFLNYYRNRISVSYDDKTGLLTIGTQGFSPEFAQKFNQAVLKESERFINEISHRIAREQLLFAENEMQDARTRLNSSKTELLTYQNSNNILDPEAQALAATSLINTLVSQRIQMEAELRNLLTFLREDAPQVVSAQNALKSLASQIDNEKSKVTAPDGLKLNRMAVDFEEIKAKVQFDTDIYKLTLTSIEKTRVDAARKLKMLSVISSPQLPQESKFPSSLYLLISWLLVCCLLFGTVKLLLTVIDDHKD
- a CDS encoding polysaccharide biosynthesis/export family protein; this translates as MKLLKSVLLIIAIQATSAQAVDLNADPNMTGAAPLPSIISGQSQRSYNDSQFDDTPPPVIPVVMSRMFGAQLFTSVSAADSGSSIGFNPNYVVSLGDQIQVRLWGAFNFEGALSVDPKGNIFLPNVGPLKVVGIPNSQINSVVTAKVKQVYQSNVNVYASLLQAQPVKVFVTGYVNNPGLYGGVASDSLLSYLSKAGGVDTQSGSYVDISIKRGNRVRSQVNLYDFLLNGNLGLSQFSDGDTIVVGPRQHTFSVEGEVFNSYDFEFRNSTIPVSEALSWARPKPGATHMTIIRQQGTIKRSEYYPLSSAPGRSLQDGDKLIISTDRYSGTIQVRIEGAHSGEHAMVLPYGATMRQVLTKIRPNSMSQMDSIQLYRRSVALRQKEMLDLSLQKLEEASLSAQSSTSEEARLRMQEAQLISRFVNKARNVVPKGEVVLNESNLDQVILEDGDVIKIPEKTSLVMIHGEVMFPNAVSWQKGLSPDDYITKVGGYTQKASNTKVILIKQNGEALNAEDVKTLQPGDELMVLPKFESKNIEVTRGISTILYQLAVAAKVVLTL